One genomic window of Verrucomicrobiota bacterium includes the following:
- a CDS encoding YebC/PmpR family DNA-binding transcriptional regulator, whose protein sequence is MGAQWKQAGRVANATKRGQVIGKLVRELMVAAKLGGADPDLNARLSAAVESARKASVPRDTIDRAVKKGAGLTDEKITYEQVTYEGFAPHKVPVIVECLTDNRNRTAPEIRNLFKSGQLGNPGSVAFFFDHMGVVEAVRPGGEGQDIEAAAIEAGAQNVEPLEGGEVSEGQTGARFITEIRDLDAVAKALRAAGWVVQASEMRYLAKNFVELAEEQRRSVVAFLEGLDDHDDVHRVYAGLK, encoded by the coding sequence GTGGGTGCTCAATGGAAACAAGCGGGCCGCGTCGCGAATGCGACCAAGCGTGGACAAGTGATTGGCAAGCTCGTGCGGGAATTGATGGTTGCCGCCAAGCTTGGCGGCGCGGATCCGGACTTGAACGCCCGGCTTTCCGCCGCGGTGGAGTCCGCCCGCAAGGCCTCGGTTCCGCGGGACACGATCGATCGCGCCGTCAAGAAGGGCGCGGGATTGACCGACGAAAAAATTACGTACGAACAGGTGACCTACGAGGGGTTCGCGCCGCACAAGGTGCCGGTGATCGTCGAGTGCCTGACGGACAACCGCAATCGGACGGCGCCGGAGATTCGAAATCTGTTCAAATCCGGCCAGTTGGGCAATCCCGGCAGCGTCGCTTTCTTTTTCGATCACATGGGTGTGGTGGAGGCGGTGCGACCGGGTGGCGAGGGCCAGGATATTGAGGCCGCGGCCATCGAGGCGGGGGCGCAGAACGTGGAACCGCTGGAAGGCGGGGAGGTGTCCGAAGGTCAGACGGGAGCCCGATTTATCACGGAGATTCGCGATTTGGACGCGGTGGCGAAAGCGTTGAGGGCGGCGGGCTGGGTGGTGCAGGCTTCAGAAATGCGTTACTTGGCGAAGAACTTTGTCGAGTTGGCCGAAGAACAGCGGCGATCGGTCGTGGCGTTCCTGGAAGGGCTTGACGATCACGACGACGTGCATCGTGTGTATGCAGGCCTCAAGTAG